Below is a genomic region from Marinobacter salarius.
CGTCAGGATCACGCGGATCATCCAGCCGCTCCCGCCAGGCGCTCGTAACGCGGCAGCCGGCTGGCGATGTCTTCACCAGTGAAGTCCGCCACCCAGCCTTCCGGGTTGGTAAACAGGCGGATGCAGGTAAACGCCGGCTCCGGCCCCATATCAAACCAGTGGCGTGTGCCATCCGGCACGCTGATAAGGTCATTTTTCTGGCACAGAACGGCGTACACCTGGTCACCAAAATGCAGGTAAAACAGGCCCTGCCCGCGAACAAAGAAACGCACCTCGTCTTCGCTGTGCACATGCTCATCCAGAAATTTCTGGCGGAAAGCCTCTTTCTGGGGGTTATCCGGGTTCAGGCTGATGACATCCGCCGCCTGGAAGCCACATTCCGCCTTCAGCGCCTGGATCTCACCGGAATAGGCCTCAAGAATATCATCAGATGACGCATCCGCAGGCAAATCCCGGGTAGCCCATTGTTCAAAGCGCACGCCGTGCTCTGCCAACAGGTTAGCGATTTTGCCTGCGTCTTCGGTCACGACGCGGGGGGATTCGGGCACACTCTGGTCAAAAATACTCAAGGTTGTCATCGGCGGACCCTCATGGTTTCAAGCTCACATTCGAAAAGGAATTCAAAGGCTTCGACGTGGCGCAGGCAGTCTGACATGGTCCTGCCCCAGGTATAAAGGCCGTGCCCACGAATCAGGTAACCCGGTTGTTCAGGGTGCTGACGAAACCAATCTCTGGTTTGGTCCGCCAGCGCCGGAATATCCTGGGTATTGTCAAACACCGGCACGGTCAGTTGCGACTCGTGGGTATCAACCCCGGAAAA
It encodes:
- a CDS encoding cupin, which produces MTTLSIFDQSVPESPRVVTEDAGKIANLLAEHGVRFEQWATRDLPADASSDDILEAYSGEIQALKAECGFQAADVISLNPDNPQKEAFRQKFLDEHVHSEDEVRFFVRGQGLFYLHFGDQVYAVLCQKNDLISVPDGTRHWFDMGPEPAFTCIRLFTNPEGWVADFTGEDIASRLPRYERLAGAAG